The following nucleotide sequence is from Primulina tabacum isolate GXHZ01 chromosome 2, ASM2559414v2, whole genome shotgun sequence.
AATTTTTAACCTATTATTGAACTAGTATCGCCAATCTATCAAATCCAACAATCGTTTTTTTGGTTTGTAGATAAAAGCATTTACCGCCACGAAAAAAGTAGAACTCGTTCTGTCTTCTTTAGTCTAACATCCAAAAAAGCAAAAAAGAATAAAGGGGAGACAACTCTGGAAGAGTGTGTATTAGTTCTATATGTTCATCAAGATTCAGTCATCAAGAAGTGGACTTCATGTATTCCAGTACGCCCAGGTCACTTGGTTAGTTAAATGTTTGTTCTCAGTAAACAGTCCCTCCAGGGTCCTAACATGCATAGTAAGAGTCAGGCGAGCACAACTATTTAATCAGTCTTCTCATCGTATCCTTAAGACTTGTTTCGACTAAGCATCATTTAGGAAAAACGGATTTCGGCAGGGGCAGTGATCTGTTGGATTAAAATATAAGCTTGCTCAAAGCACGTTGATTTTAGGAAAACTATACATCAATGAATAAAGCCAATAAGTACGTACAGATGTAACAATGACATGGCTTGCTCCTTCATCTATATAGCTCAAAGCATTAGTTGAATTGATACCACCTCCGACTTGCAAACCACCTATATGTTTTCCAATTAGCAATAAGTAGTGTGGAAACCACGTATTTGTACAGTACTTCACATAAAGTAAAGTAGTAACTTGCACATTCTAAGGTCTGAagaacaattatttcaacatcTTAAAACAATAACATCATGGCTTAGTATCACTTTATCAAGACAGCGACAGATTTATCTACTCAGCGGTTATCAAAACTGAACCAAGATACAAGTTGACATGTGAGCTTGACAAATGAGAAACATAAAAATTGACTTAAACCGTTTTTGATTTTACCTTCCATCAACATGCTGTATTGTACAAGGCTATATATAACAGCAAACGTGCCATGCCAATTGAATAAATGATGCATCATAACACAATAAATTGGTGTTTTAGAAGCATTCTACCAGGATAAGCATGTAATGCTTCAATAGCTGCTGATATGCTCAAGGGATCAGCTCCAAGCATGATCACATGGCCACCAGTAAGCCCATCATCCCTGTACATTTTAGCATATTCTGTTGCTGACTTATCAGATACGAAATTAGTGATAAGATTTGGATCTTCTTCTTTAGAATCTTGAAGAGTGGACCCAACAATCTGTTTCACTTTTCCCtgaaaaaataaagaagaaTGAAAAAACAAAGAGCGTTCATTTCCACAAGAAAAAAAGGTAGACAGAAGAACACAAGATACGTTATCCAACCTTGTGTATATCAATGCAAGGGCGAAACCGAACCCCACAATTGATTGCTAGTTTTGGAGGTCCTGAAAATAGCTTAAACAATTCAACCCCTTGAAAAATCAAACCCGATTAGCTCTACTAAAAATGTAAACAGAATAAGGCATACTGGAGAGCAGACGAGGAGCGGCACGGAACAATTTCTGCTTTCCATGAGGAGTATACAGTGCGGTGGGCTCAATGAATTTCCAGATCGAACTTGCTTGAAGCTTTTGAATGCtcatagcaaaaaaaaaaaaagaattccCTTAATGAGACACCTGTAAATCAGCACGAATGAAGAGTCAATTGATCAAACACGTACCAGGCACGAGGATTTATGAGCTTTAGACTAACGTACCGTATGGTTGAAACGCCAGTAGGACAGTGAAATACTTGGGTTTACGAGAAGAAAAAGTCAGTAAAATGAACAAAAGAAATGTACTAGCTTGATTCGTCTTCCACCAGCTAATCATTTCTACACTTTCAAAAACTCATTCATGACTTTTATTAAGTTTAAAAGGTCACATATTATTAAACTCCATTTTTTAAAACTCAATAAAAATTGAGAGTTAtccaaaaatttattaatttttgaaataatttattctGAAATTCTTCGTGTACAAACATTGCAGTCTTATGTACACTTATAACAAatctaaaattttcttaaaatgaCTTGAaagattttaatattttttttaattgaaaaacACTCTCTTTTTTCTATTGCAAAAGGTCTCCGGTGTTTTTTCCCGTGTTCTCTCGTGATAAAAGAACTTCActcattattaaaaaattgtcaTTGATCGTAAAATTCTTGAACTATGAATATTTATGTGTAAAGGGAGATGAGTAGTTGCCTTGTTACACTGTATATGTTCagtggcaaaaatttgtgtgagattgtctcacgagtcgtattttatgatacaaatatcttatttgggtcattcatgaaaaaaatattaatttttatgttaaaagtatcactttttattgtaaatatcggtaaggttgatccgtctcatagataaagattcgtgaaattgATATCgcaacaataatttcaaaacaagcacaattttaaagttttttttaaaaaatttgatagcACGTAGGGGTGTCAATTCGGGTGGGTTGGGTCGAGTTGATCAATAGTACTATTCAAAATTGCTCAACTCGAACCCAACCCAAACTCGAGCCAACCCGAAAACTCTCAACCCGAATCTGAATCAATCCGATCAACCCGTATAacctgattttgaattttttataaattttttttaaagaaaattaaataaaattcaaaaaaaaataatactaatattttaatttaaacacaaaataataaaatctctagcatatatgatttaaatttgaaagtgtaattttaaaaaaataaaatatatttactaaatcaaaaaaataattgtttaaaaaataaaaaatgttcaaaataaatattaaattatgaaaatttatgatataaataaacaataaatattttcatacatacaatataaaaaaatgtagataatatttataataatatatattttttgaaaaaataaaattttcaggtCAATCCGCCCAACCCAACCCAACCCGATCATTTTTTTCGAGTCAGCTATCGGGTCCAATCCGATCTGACCAGAACCTGAAAATCTCAAACCCAAACCTAATTTTTTTCTAGTTGAACCGTATTGAGTTGGTAGATCGTGTCTAATTTTGACACCTAAAATTAGCATGTCAGTTTTTAGTGGATAAATAATTAGAAAGTtaaataattttctttattaATTCCATTATATTTCTGCAGGGTAATATTGTAAATTTACTGCGTGATCCTTCCTCTTCCATTGGGCCCCCCCCCCCCCAGATTTCAGAGATGGCGTCTTCCTCACCAAGCAAAATGGTTGCCATTTCAAAGACGGGAAGTATTAGACTATAATTACCCTGAAATCATTTGAGTCCA
It contains:
- the LOC142527281 gene encoding 1-(5-phosphoribosyl)-5-[(5-phosphoribosylamino)methylideneamino] imidazole-4-carboxamide isomerase HISN3, chloroplastic-like; the encoded protein is MSIQKLQASSIWKFIEPTALYTPHGKQKLFRAAPRLLSRPPKLAINCGVRFRPCIDIHKGKVKQIVGSTLQDSKEEDPNLITNFVSDKSATEYAKMYRDDGLTGGHVIMLGADPLSISAAIEALHAYPGGLQVGGGINSTNALSYIDEGASHVIVTSYVFHNGEIDFERLKELADVVQKQRLVLDLSCRKKKDRYAIVTDRWQKFSDVYLDQKVLDILANYADEFLVHGVDVEGKKLGIDEELVALLGKYSPIPVTYAGGVTCIFDLERIKIAGMGHVDVTVGSALDIFGGNLAYKDVVTWHSQQEALTV